GCCGCAGGACTGGGAAGGCTTCACCCACCTCCTGCTGCAAGGGGAACTGCCCCCAGAAGTCACCCGCGAGGCCGCCCGCCGCGCCCACGCCGCCGGTCTCACGGTCGTCCTCAACGCCGCGCCCGCCCGCGACCCGGACCCCGACCTCCTCGGCCACACGCACCACCTGGTCGTCAACGAGCACGAACTCGCGGCGCTGACAGGCGGGGTGGAAGTGGAGGCCGATGCGCGCTCCCTTCTCGCGGGTGGACCGCAGGCGGTGACGGTCACGCTCGGCGATCAGGGGAGCGTGACCGTCACGCCGGAGACCATCTTCCGCCTCCCCGCCCACACGGTCACGCCCATGGACACGACGGGAGCGGGCGATACCTTCTGCGGCGTGCTCGTCGCGTGGCTCGCCGATGGTAGCCCCCTGCCAGACGCGCTGCGAGCGGCCAACGTGGCTGCCGCGCTCGCCTGCGCGCGGATGGGAGCGCAGGACGCGATGCCGGAGCTGGAGGAGATTCGGGCGGCTCAGGCTCAG
The sequence above is drawn from the Deinococcus sp. YIM 134068 genome and encodes:
- a CDS encoding ribokinase; translated protein: MSVLVVGSVNADVTVRAERIPAPGETVLGEEARVSPGGKGANQAVAAALAGARVVLCGAVGRDAFREAALRGLTRAGVTLSYLHDLDAPTGLALITVAPNGENAITVASGANAHVTPAHLPQDWEGFTHLLLQGELPPEVTREAARRAHAAGLTVVLNAAPARDPDPDLLGHTHHLVVNEHELAALTGGVEVEADARSLLAGGPQAVTVTLGDQGSVTVTPETIFRLPAHTVTPMDTTGAGDTFCGVLVAWLADGSPLPDALRAANVAAALACARMGAQDAMPELEEIRAAQAQGE